The following nucleotide sequence is from Gemmatimonadota bacterium.
ATTATCAGACATAGGTATTAACAATCCTGTGAAAGACACCCTTTAATTGCTTCAAATTGTGCTCAAAAGAGGCAGGTACAATATCACATAATGTTCTGGCAAGGGCGGTTGTCAACCCGGCTCGCAACGGGCGCTGTGCGAGCTGTCCAAATTCTGCGGATGTTATGGAAGATACCAGTGAAAAGTCAAGCTCCATCACAGCACAAATCCGTTCGACCATTTCAAAGCGCGTCAAAAAATCCGCCCCGCCAAAATGCACCACACCACGGAAGTCAGTGCGGCACAGTTGAAAAATAAATGCGGCGAGTTCATCGACAAAAGTCGGATTTGTCCACTCGTCTATCACCACGCGAATCGCCTCGCGTCCTGCCAGCGATGAAATGGCCCAGGTCACAAAATTGGGCCGACAAGACGGGCGAAAACCGTACAATACCGCCGTTCGCACCACAATGCCGGGGCAAAGTGCGTTCAGCAGAACAACTTCGCTTTCTAACTTGGTCTGCCCATACACATTCACCGGATGTACTTCATCGCCCTCGGCATAAGGCCCTTTCTCTCCATCAAACACATAATTGGTCGATAAGTTCACCAGACCGCATCCAACCCGTTCACACGCTTGAACCAAATTGCGCGTTCCATCGACGTGTATCGCATGCGCAAGCGCGGGATTGCGCTCGCATCCATCAACGCTTGTCATAGCTGCCGAATTGATCACCCACCGGGGGCGTACCTGTGCCACCACCTCGTGTACCAAATCGGGCCGTGTCAAATCTACGACGAGATGACCTTTTTCACCGTTGCGCGATGCGGGTACTCGCTCCCAATCACTGCGGGATGCATCGCAAAGCGCATGCCCCAAAAAGCCCGATGCGCCGATAATGAGCAACCGATTATTAGCCATTAGTTTTCGCTTTCCCGCACAAATAATGCCAATGCGCGATTCAGCGCGCCAGCATATCCGATGCGATCTATATTGGGTCCAATCAGAGCTGTCAAAATCGCTTCGGCCCAATCTCGATAGCGCGGCATCTTCGTATGCACAAAAAGCCGCATAAAAACCTGCGCCGCTACGCCATTTCCCGAAGGCAGCCACCGATCAATAGCGGGCGAGAGCGCGACATCGACCTCGGGCATTCGGTCTCTCAAAGCGCCCGAAGAATCGGCAAAAACTGTCATAATCCGATCTGCATGCGCCCGCGCAAATAACAAATCGGCCTCGCGTTCCTGCACCTCAAACAAATCGAGAGCAGCGCGGATGATTAAAACCTGATCCAGCAAAAAACGAGGTGTATTCAAAGATCGCGCGTGGGCAAATAGACTATCATCCTGTACAAATCTCATCTTAACTGTTTCAAAAATTCGTCGCCCAGCATCTAAAAAACGCCCCTCTCGAGTTTCGAGAAACGCCGCGCACAAACCCGAAATTACCAGTGCATTCCAGCCCGAATAAATCTCTGCATCCCGCAATACATTTCCCGCCTGATCTCGAAAGCCAGCCAGCCCGGCCCCCAACAAAACATCGCCAGATACGGCAAATTGTTCGAGCACCGCATCGGCCAGATCGCGGGACAAATTTACCCGTGCAAACGCCCGCAGTAATTGGGCATTGACCGCCATGTGTTTTTCCGCATCAATCACAGGTCCACGATGCGTTAATACCCCCAATACATAAACGCCGTCTGTATCGCGCCGTGCGCTGTGTGCAAAATTGATCAAAGGCGAATCAATACCCGCTTCTGCAAGCGCGAGAAGACCTTCGGGTCCTGGATCAAAACCGCTTTTTATCACCGATTTCAAACTATCGCGCACACGGTGCAAAAGCGCTGCGCTCGGACTGATACGAGGGCGCGGATCTTTCTTTTTATCGCGTTCTACTCGCCGCTTCAACTCTGCCCGCTGCACCTCGAGCCTGACGAGCCTATCGGGATTGTCGTACAAAATTTGCACCCACCGCAACAGATCTATCATATCATCGGGATCGAGATAGGTGCTGCCCGTGATCCATTGTCCATCGGGCGTTAAAAAAGAGAGTGATGGAACCCCACCCAGACCAAAACGCTCAAATAAATCGGGTCGTTGATCGGCATCAACCCATATTGGCAGAGTGTAACGGGCAACCGCCCGTGCAATTTCTGAATCTTCAAAACACCGCGCTACCAGATCGCGGCACCAACCCGATCGCTGCGTATAAAAAAATAACAAAATGGGACGCCCGAGGATTCGGGCAGAATCTCTTTGGCTCCATGTCCGCCAGTTTATTCTCCCGCCATCCAACGCCGTTACATCTAATTTTGCCGTCTCATTTCCCCCACCACATGCACCAGATAAAAACCCAAGCACGAGTGCGATCCATATATTTTTTTGCAAAACCTGACCAATAGTACATAAATTTTGTAAAAAAAAATATGGAACTCGCTGCATGGGAAAACGTCTAAACCGTTCAAAAAAGGCTTGACACATGGGAAGGATTTGCTGAAGTTCTAAAATACTTCAAAAACGGGGAAAAGCCTATTGAGGCGCGAATTTTTCTATTGGGATGGCTTCGTCGATCAACATAATGGGAATCGCGTCCTGAATGGGATATAAAAAGACGCGATCTTCGCGCACCAGGCCTCCATCAATTGGCTGTTCAATTTTTTGTCCGCCCCGGTTTTTAACCTCGCCTTTTTCAATCGCGCTGTTGATGGTGTCAATCAGCGGTTGATCGGCCAATTTTACGGGCGTTTTGTTCTCTGGACAGGCCAAAATATCGAGTAAATCCCGATCAATCACGGTTCTCTCCCTTCATCAATCACAAACTCGTGGTTTGAAAATAGTCAACACGCGAGTCTCAAACAAGCGATTTTTTTGATTTTATCTCACCATTAATCAGGAAATTTGTCTATCGCATCACCGCTAAAGCGCTTTTTTTACATCAGTAAAATCCCATCGGCTATTTGTCCGATATCCGAGATGTGTCTGCTTTAGCGCGCGATGTTAGAATGCCCCCCGGTTGGCGGCGCGTTCACACGCGCTCACGGCCGGGTTTTTTCATATCTTGCAGGCTTTCCGGCTAATTCTATAAAGGAGAATCCCCATGAAACACCGCCTTCTCACCCTGTTCACACTTGGTATTGGCCTGCTCAGCACCCCTGCTTATGCAACGCCAGAAAGCCATGCCGCAGCCACTTTTTTGTTATTCGCACCATCGGCTCGCGCAGCGGGTATGGGCAATGCGTATGTCGCTATTGCCGATGACGCCAATGCCACGTACTACAATCCCGCCGCGCTGGCCTCATTACAAATTCACAGTCTCAGCACCACCCTTTACAAACCCGTTCCCCGACTGGCCAGCGACATCTTTTCGTCATTCGGTGCTTACACACACCCGTTTAGTGATATTGGCAATCTGGGATATAGCCTCATTTATAGTTCTTTGGGCGAACAACAACGCACCGATGAAGAGGGAAATCTTTTAGGTACATTTAAGAGCTACGGCATGGCCCTGGGCGTATCTTATGGCACGCATCTCTTCAAAAACCTGGCCATGGGCATCACAGTTAAATTCATCTATGAACATCTCTCCGACACAGGTGCAGGTATTGAGCAAGGCAAAGGTACAGCGACTTCTTTTGCCGGAGACATAGGTCTCATGTGGGCAGCCACAGACCGGCTTAGCTTCGGCAGTGTATTGCACAATGTTGGCCCAAACATGACTTTTATCGATGCCGATCAGGCAGATCCACTGCCACAAAATTTCGTTTTTGGCATTGCGTACAAAGTGATTAAAAACAACTC
It contains:
- a CDS encoding SDR family oxidoreductase encodes the protein MANNRLLIIGASGFLGHALCDASRSDWERVPASRNGEKGHLVVDLTRPDLVHEVVAQVRPRWVINSAAMTSVDGCERNPALAHAIHVDGTRNLVQACERVGCGLVNLSTNYVFDGEKGPYAEGDEVHPVNVYGQTKLESEVVLLNALCPGIVVRTAVLYGFRPSCRPNFVTWAISSLAGREAIRVVIDEWTNPTFVDELAAFIFQLCRTDFRGVVHFGGADFLTRFEMVERICAVMELDFSLVSSITSAEFGQLAQRPLRAGLTTALARTLCDIVPASFEHNLKQLKGVFHRIVNTYV
- a CDS encoding thioredoxin domain-containing protein encodes the protein MCQAFFERFRRFPMQRVPYFFLQNLCTIGQVLQKNIWIALVLGFLSGACGGGNETAKLDVTALDGGRINWRTWSQRDSARILGRPILLFFYTQRSGWCRDLVARCFEDSEIARAVARYTLPIWVDADQRPDLFERFGLGGVPSLSFLTPDGQWITGSTYLDPDDMIDLLRWVQILYDNPDRLVRLEVQRAELKRRVERDKKKDPRPRISPSAALLHRVRDSLKSVIKSGFDPGPEGLLALAEAGIDSPLINFAHSARRDTDGVYVLGVLTHRGPVIDAEKHMAVNAQLLRAFARVNLSRDLADAVLEQFAVSGDVLLGAGLAGFRDQAGNVLRDAEIYSGWNALVISGLCAAFLETREGRFLDAGRRIFETVKMRFVQDDSLFAHARSLNTPRFLLDQVLIIRAALDLFEVQEREADLLFARAHADRIMTVFADSSGALRDRMPEVDVALSPAIDRWLPSGNGVAAQVFMRLFVHTKMPRYRDWAEAILTALIGPNIDRIGYAGALNRALALFVRESEN
- a CDS encoding PorV/PorQ family protein gives rise to the protein MKHRLLTLFTLGIGLLSTPAYATPESHAAATFLLFAPSARAAGMGNAYVAIADDANATYYNPAALASLQIHSLSTTLYKPVPRLASDIFSSFGAYTHPFSDIGNLGYSLIYSSLGEQQRTDEEGNLLGTFKSYGMALGVSYGTHLFKNLAMGITVKFIYEHLSDTGAGIEQGKGTATSFAGDIGLMWAATDRLSFGSVLHNVGPNMTFIDADQADPLPQNFVFGIAYKVIKNNSSSLMLTADVYKPLAADGFFSFISGWNDDTFGWKPNPGGNGFTEFDDMDYRVGAEWMYQLSEDSAFALRSGYSYDKDGKRNFPTFGLGLKYNWANFDISYFVPTEDTPASNTFRFTGGFIF